Proteins encoded together in one Nocardioides marinisabuli window:
- a CDS encoding GMC family oxidoreductase: MSVRESFDYVVVGAGSAGAVLAARLTEDPGTSVLLLEAGGPAESDHISVPAAFPNLFKTRWDWNYQTTEQKQLGRRAYWPRMKALGGCSSMNAMIYIRGNAADYDTWRDDHGAHGWGYDDVLPYFRRAEANSRLGGPLHGTDGPLHVEDRRYTHDLTHAWVESAVATGMARNDDFNGATQEGAGLYQVTCHQGRRWSTARAYLDPAADRPNLTVRTGALAEKVVVEGGRAVGVQYQHGRGTQTSYAAAEVLLCGGAVNSPQLLMLSGIGPGAHLREVGVDVVLDQPAVGANLHDHPALPLVFETRGTTDLAELNTLGAFARAKLMGRGPLTSNVGEGGGFWRTRESLPAPDLQAHVAPSGFWDNGLHEPTSRKVTVAPTLVHVASRGSLRLRSADPRWHPDIDPGYYDDQADLDAMVAGVRRMLDVVGTGPLAELVAGPGLPTMRWGADPTDAQIEEHLRAETQTLYHPVGTCAMGDDDRAVVDPELRVRGVEGLRVVDASVMPMVTRGNTNAPTIMIGEKAADLLRGRAAVGAGATSGKDHR; the protein is encoded by the coding sequence ATGAGCGTGCGGGAGAGCTTCGACTACGTGGTGGTGGGGGCCGGCAGCGCCGGCGCGGTCCTGGCCGCCCGGCTCACCGAGGACCCGGGCACCTCCGTGCTGCTGCTGGAGGCGGGCGGCCCCGCGGAGTCCGACCACATCTCCGTCCCGGCGGCCTTCCCCAACCTCTTCAAGACCCGGTGGGACTGGAACTACCAGACCACCGAGCAGAAGCAGCTCGGCCGACGCGCCTACTGGCCGCGGATGAAGGCGCTCGGCGGCTGCTCGTCGATGAACGCGATGATCTACATCCGCGGCAACGCCGCCGACTACGACACCTGGCGCGACGACCACGGCGCGCACGGCTGGGGCTACGACGACGTGCTGCCCTACTTCCGCCGGGCCGAGGCCAACAGCCGCCTCGGCGGGCCCCTCCACGGCACGGACGGCCCCCTGCACGTGGAGGACCGCCGCTACACCCACGACCTGACCCACGCCTGGGTCGAGTCGGCGGTGGCCACCGGCATGGCCCGCAACGACGACTTCAACGGCGCCACCCAGGAGGGCGCCGGGCTCTACCAGGTCACCTGCCACCAGGGCCGGCGCTGGTCGACCGCCCGCGCCTACCTCGACCCCGCCGCCGACCGGCCCAACCTCACCGTGCGCACCGGCGCGCTGGCCGAGAAGGTCGTCGTCGAGGGCGGCCGCGCCGTGGGCGTGCAGTACCAGCACGGGCGCGGCACGCAGACGTCGTACGCCGCCGCCGAGGTGCTGCTGTGCGGCGGCGCGGTCAACAGCCCGCAGCTGCTGATGCTCTCGGGCATCGGCCCCGGCGCGCACCTGCGCGAGGTGGGCGTCGACGTGGTGCTCGACCAGCCCGCGGTGGGCGCCAACCTGCACGACCACCCGGCGCTGCCGCTGGTCTTCGAGACCCGCGGCACCACCGACCTGGCCGAGCTCAACACCCTGGGCGCCTTCGCGCGCGCCAAGCTGATGGGCCGGGGGCCGCTGACCTCCAACGTCGGTGAGGGCGGCGGCTTCTGGCGCACCCGCGAGAGCCTGCCCGCCCCCGACCTGCAGGCCCACGTGGCGCCCAGCGGCTTCTGGGACAACGGGCTGCACGAGCCCACCAGCCGCAAGGTCACCGTCGCCCCGACGCTCGTGCACGTGGCTAGCCGCGGCTCGCTGCGGCTGCGCTCGGCCGACCCGCGCTGGCACCCCGACATCGACCCCGGCTACTACGACGACCAGGCCGACCTCGACGCGATGGTCGCGGGCGTGCGCCGGATGCTCGACGTGGTGGGCACCGGCCCGCTGGCCGAGCTGGTCGCCGGGCCCGGGCTGCCGACCATGCGGTGGGGCGCCGACCCCACCGACGCGCAGATCGAGGAGCACCTGCGCGCCGAGACCCAGACCCTCTACCACCCCGTCGGCACCTGCGCGATGGGCGACGACGACCGCGCGGTCGTCGACCCCGAGCTGCGGGTGCGCGGCGTCGAGGGCCTGCGCGTCGTCGACGCGAGCGTGATGCCGATGGTCACCCGCGGCAACACCAACGCCCCCACCATCATGATCGGCGAGAAGGCCGCCGACCTGCTGCGCGGGCGCGCCGCGGTCGGCGCCGGCGCCACCTCCGGGAAGGACCACCGATGA
- a CDS encoding ABC transporter substrate-binding protein: MSARRSLRDVRRAATAVAAGSLCLVLAACGSNLDPNDVVTAGGTLGGTGTTGTLEGGDGTLSGGDPGSGGVPGTDGSSGTSGSSGSSGSSGSDGSSSGGGTTTDPDGDNAPDGGGKAASCDGFKNGPGITDSTITLGNASDISGPVPGLFEAAQDATKAYIAFYNKSNPDGICGRSLVLKNYDSRTDAGADQQAYTAACNDVFAMVGSMSAFDSGGAPVAEKCGLPDIRSAAVTRDRSGCATCFGAQSTVATEFQNAVPDYVLKNFKAASQKAAMLYLNAGAAAENGKTQAAAMTARGMKFVYQQGIEVSDFNYAPYVQQMKDRGVEYVQFIGAASNALKLAQAMEQQGFEPDVFMLDPTAYTREYQQGGSAVEGTTIFTNFVPFEEAGSSPETQLYLSWLQQVKPGAEPTFFGVFAWSAARLFVEQASALGGKLDRSALIDSVRKVSSWTANGLHSPQVVGPKRTGECWRFIQLKGGRWVPVGGTKYTCNGTTTVR; the protein is encoded by the coding sequence GTGTCCGCTCGACGGTCCCTGCGTGACGTCCGACGCGCCGCCACGGCCGTCGCGGCGGGCTCGCTCTGCCTGGTGCTCGCCGCGTGCGGCTCCAACCTCGACCCCAACGACGTCGTCACCGCGGGCGGCACGCTCGGCGGCACCGGCACCACCGGCACGCTCGAGGGCGGCGACGGCACGCTCTCCGGGGGAGACCCCGGCAGCGGCGGCGTCCCCGGCACCGACGGCTCCAGCGGCACCAGCGGCAGCTCGGGCTCGAGCGGCTCCTCCGGCTCCGACGGCTCGTCCTCGGGCGGCGGCACGACCACCGACCCGGACGGCGACAACGCGCCAGACGGCGGCGGCAAGGCCGCCTCGTGCGACGGGTTCAAGAACGGGCCCGGCATCACCGACTCCACGATCACCCTGGGCAACGCCTCCGACATCTCCGGGCCGGTGCCCGGGCTCTTCGAGGCCGCCCAGGACGCCACGAAGGCCTACATCGCCTTCTACAACAAGAGCAACCCCGACGGCATCTGCGGTCGCTCGCTGGTGCTGAAGAACTACGACAGCCGCACCGACGCCGGTGCCGACCAGCAGGCCTACACCGCGGCCTGCAACGACGTCTTCGCGATGGTCGGCTCGATGTCGGCCTTCGACTCCGGCGGCGCGCCGGTCGCCGAGAAGTGCGGCCTGCCCGACATCCGCTCGGCGGCCGTCACCCGCGACCGCAGCGGCTGCGCGACCTGCTTCGGTGCCCAGTCCACGGTCGCCACCGAGTTCCAGAACGCGGTGCCCGACTACGTGCTGAAGAACTTCAAGGCCGCCTCCCAGAAGGCCGCGATGCTCTACCTCAACGCCGGCGCCGCCGCCGAGAACGGCAAGACGCAGGCGGCCGCGATGACCGCACGGGGGATGAAGTTCGTCTACCAGCAGGGCATCGAGGTCTCCGACTTCAACTACGCGCCCTACGTGCAGCAGATGAAGGACCGCGGCGTCGAGTACGTCCAGTTCATCGGTGCCGCCAGCAACGCCCTCAAGCTGGCCCAGGCGATGGAGCAGCAGGGCTTCGAGCCCGACGTCTTCATGCTCGACCCGACCGCGTACACCCGTGAGTACCAGCAGGGCGGCAGCGCGGTGGAGGGCACCACCATCTTCACCAACTTCGTGCCCTTCGAGGAGGCCGGCAGCAGCCCCGAGACCCAGCTCTACCTCAGCTGGCTCCAGCAGGTGAAGCCCGGCGCGGAGCCTACCTTCTTCGGCGTCTTCGCCTGGTCCGCCGCGCGCCTGTTCGTGGAGCAGGCCAGCGCGCTGGGCGGCAAGCTCGACCGGTCGGCCCTGATCGACTCGGTGCGCAAGGTGTCGAGCTGGACCGCGAACGGCCTGCACTCCCCGCAGGTCGTAGGGCCCAAGCGCACCGGCGAGTGCTGGCGCTTCATCCAGCTCAAGGGCGGCCGGTGGGTCCCGGTCGGGGGCACGAAGTACACCTGCAACGGCACCACGACCGTGCGATGA
- a CDS encoding ABC transporter permease has translation MSSFLAFTLFGLFSGAAYAIAASGLVLTYSTTRVFNIAHGALGMVMSFVFWDFSVRQGMPLWLALFLVLFVVAPGVGWFIQRFVTRGLGEGPVSVSLVVTVGLLVGCIGMATQIWPPEPRSIQPFFPGSDVEVLGIFVTAHQILTIALSGVVAVGLYVLLNRTRIGTAMRASVDNPELLKLFGGKPEQVAALSWAIGTSLAALAGVLLVSTVGLDYYALTLLVINAYAAAMLGRLKSLPLTFLGAMSLGLMTSYASGYLPTEGLLNSVRNVVPALFLFAVIVAMPQAQLRIGQVKGIVSAPQPSLFRALGWAGALLLGVAFLATAFGESKLLLLGTAATYAMVMLSLVLLTGYGGHVSLAQLTFAGVGALAYIKIDQPNLLGLVLASLVAAGVGALVALPVIRLTGLYLALSTLAFGVIMEKMVFQAEFAFGFNGTLGAERLSVLGVRIESSAAYVWVMALFFVLMGLCLLWLRRGTLGRMLIALRDSPAACGTLGLDARWFRVGLFGLSAGMAGLAGALYAGLRGSVGAAEFQYFNSLPLLLLAVVFGVTSVTGAALGGVGLMLLPVFQSSNPSVAGLIFALIGFGAVALGRDPNGLANQLFKLGRLLDRRFGTQLRARIPVLPAPGEAQRRMHAEAEANADAEPSLSSVGLHADHHSDGSVDLPLATDPRQEVPAHAAPRG, from the coding sequence ATGAGCTCCTTCCTCGCCTTCACGCTCTTCGGCCTGTTCAGCGGGGCGGCGTACGCGATCGCGGCCAGCGGGCTGGTGCTGACCTACAGCACCACCAGGGTCTTCAACATCGCCCACGGCGCGCTCGGCATGGTGATGTCGTTCGTGTTCTGGGACTTCAGCGTGCGCCAGGGGATGCCGCTGTGGCTGGCGCTGTTCCTGGTGCTCTTCGTGGTCGCGCCCGGCGTCGGCTGGTTCATCCAGCGCTTCGTGACCCGGGGCCTGGGGGAGGGGCCGGTCTCGGTCTCGCTGGTGGTCACCGTCGGGCTCCTCGTGGGGTGCATCGGCATGGCCACCCAGATCTGGCCGCCCGAGCCGCGCAGCATCCAGCCGTTCTTCCCCGGCAGCGACGTCGAGGTCCTCGGCATCTTCGTCACCGCCCACCAGATCCTCACCATCGCGCTGTCGGGGGTGGTCGCGGTCGGGCTCTACGTGCTGCTCAACCGCACCCGCATCGGCACCGCCATGCGTGCCTCGGTCGACAACCCCGAGCTGCTCAAGCTCTTCGGCGGCAAGCCCGAGCAGGTCGCCGCGCTGTCCTGGGCGATCGGCACCTCGCTGGCCGCGCTGGCCGGCGTGCTGCTGGTCTCCACGGTCGGCCTCGACTACTACGCGCTGACCCTGCTGGTCATCAACGCCTACGCCGCCGCCATGCTCGGGCGCCTGAAGTCGCTGCCGCTGACCTTCCTGGGCGCGATGTCGCTGGGGCTGATGACCTCCTACGCCTCCGGCTACCTGCCCACCGAGGGCCTGCTCAACAGCGTGCGCAACGTCGTGCCGGCGCTGTTCCTCTTCGCCGTCATCGTCGCGATGCCCCAGGCCCAGCTGCGCATCGGCCAGGTCAAGGGCATCGTCTCGGCGCCGCAGCCCTCGCTGTTCCGGGCCCTGGGCTGGGCCGGTGCGCTGCTGCTGGGCGTGGCCTTCCTGGCCACCGCGTTCGGCGAGTCCAAGCTGCTGCTGCTCGGCACCGCGGCGACGTACGCGATGGTGATGCTCTCGCTGGTGCTGCTGACCGGGTACGGCGGCCACGTCTCGCTGGCCCAGCTGACCTTCGCCGGCGTCGGCGCCCTGGCCTACATCAAGATCGACCAGCCCAACCTGCTCGGGCTGGTGCTGGCCAGCCTGGTCGCGGCCGGGGTGGGGGCGCTGGTGGCGCTGCCGGTGATCCGGTTGACGGGGCTCTACCTCGCGCTCTCCACGCTCGCCTTCGGCGTGATCATGGAGAAGATGGTCTTCCAGGCCGAGTTCGCCTTCGGCTTCAACGGCACGCTGGGTGCCGAGCGGCTCTCGGTGCTGGGCGTGCGCATCGAGTCCAGCGCCGCCTACGTGTGGGTGATGGCGCTGTTCTTCGTGCTGATGGGGCTCTGCCTGCTGTGGCTGCGCCGCGGCACCCTGGGCCGGATGCTGATCGCGCTGCGCGACAGCCCCGCCGCCTGCGGCACCCTGGGCCTCGACGCCCGGTGGTTCCGCGTCGGCCTCTTCGGCCTCTCGGCCGGCATGGCCGGCCTCGCCGGGGCGCTGTACGCCGGCCTGCGCGGCTCGGTCGGCGCCGCGGAGTTCCAGTACTTCAACTCGCTGCCGCTGCTGCTGCTCGCCGTGGTCTTCGGCGTCACCTCGGTCACCGGCGCGGCGCTGGGTGGCGTCGGGCTGATGCTGCTCCCGGTCTTCCAGTCCTCCAACCCCTCGGTGGCCGGGCTGATCTTCGCGCTCATCGGCTTCGGTGCGGTCGCGCTGGGCCGCGACCCCAACGGCCTGGCCAACCAGCTCTTCAAGCTCGGGCGGCTGCTCGACCGGCGCTTCGGCACCCAGCTGCGCGCCCGCATCCCGGTGCTCCCGGCCCCGGGCGAGGCCCAGCGACGGATGCACGCCGAGGCCGAGGCCAACGCCGACGCCGAGCCCTCGCTCTCGAGCGTGGGCCTGCACGCCGACCACCACTCCGACGGGTCCGTCGACCTGCCCCTCGCCACCGACCCGCGCCAGGAGGTGCCCGCGCATGCCGCTCCTCGAGGTTGA
- a CDS encoding ABC transporter ATP-binding protein, translated as MPLLEVDHVVVQFGGVTAVNEACFAAEAGRVTGLIGPNGAGKTTCFNVISGLQRPTRGAVRFDGRKVTSVPVHRRSKRGMGRTFQRLEAFGSLTVRDNVRVAADIHRGLLGAVRGIGSSSRGGVDALLERVGIAAYAEERADSIPTGTARLLELARCLAGDPKLLLLDEPSSGLDETETDDFGDLLRDLAAEGRAILMVEHDMDLVMGVCDEIHVLDFGSVIASGEPHAIRADPAVQKAYLGYAPEEDDAAAGAAGAVGAVEGPAERTRTDLPVVADDTTVLPAVAAGPAGGAR; from the coding sequence ATGCCGCTCCTCGAGGTTGACCACGTCGTGGTCCAGTTCGGCGGCGTGACCGCCGTCAACGAGGCCTGCTTCGCCGCCGAGGCCGGCCGGGTCACCGGCCTGATCGGGCCCAACGGCGCCGGCAAGACCACCTGCTTCAACGTCATCTCCGGGCTCCAGCGACCCACCCGGGGCGCGGTGCGCTTCGACGGCCGCAAGGTGACCTCGGTGCCGGTGCACCGCCGCTCCAAGCGGGGCATGGGCCGCACCTTCCAGCGCCTCGAGGCCTTCGGCTCGCTCACCGTGCGCGACAACGTGCGGGTCGCCGCCGACATCCACCGCGGCCTCCTGGGCGCGGTGCGCGGGATCGGGTCCTCCTCGCGCGGCGGCGTCGACGCGCTGCTGGAGCGGGTGGGCATCGCGGCGTACGCCGAGGAGCGGGCCGACTCGATCCCCACCGGCACCGCGCGGCTGCTGGAGCTGGCCCGCTGCCTGGCCGGCGACCCGAAGCTGCTGCTGCTCGACGAGCCGTCCTCGGGCCTCGACGAGACCGAGACCGACGACTTCGGCGACCTGCTGCGCGACCTGGCCGCCGAGGGCCGCGCGATCCTCATGGTCGAGCACGACATGGACCTGGTGATGGGGGTCTGCGACGAGATCCACGTGCTCGACTTCGGCTCGGTCATCGCCTCCGGTGAGCCCCACGCGATCCGGGCCGACCCGGCCGTCCAGAAGGCCTACCTCGGCTACGCGCCCGAGGAGGACGACGCGGCCGCTGGCGCCGCCGGCGCCGTCGGCGCCGTCGAGGGGCCCGCCGAGCGCACCCGCACCGACCTGCCCGTCGTCGCCGACGACACGACCGTCCTGCCCGCCGTCGCGGCGGGCCCCGCCGGAGGTGCCCGATGA
- a CDS encoding ABC transporter ATP-binding protein encodes MSVPILEVLDLHAAYGRIEVLRGVDLAVPKGAVMALLGPNGAGKSTLIKVISGQKSPTSGDVHLGGVNVHGAGPEELARLGLCTVPEGRSVFPNLTVAENLTLMSYAGVPAEAVLETAFTYFPRLLERRGQLAGTMSGGEQQMLAMSRALASDPALLLLDELSMGLAPLIVDELYDTVAQIAESGVSILCIEQFARTALRVSDYAAVMSGGRVVATGEPAEILETMSDVILGGAA; translated from the coding sequence ATGAGCGTCCCGATCCTCGAGGTCCTCGACCTGCACGCCGCCTACGGGCGCATCGAGGTGCTGCGCGGCGTCGACCTGGCCGTGCCCAAGGGCGCGGTGATGGCCCTGCTGGGCCCCAACGGCGCCGGGAAGTCGACGCTGATCAAGGTGATCTCGGGGCAGAAGTCGCCGACCTCCGGCGACGTGCACCTCGGTGGCGTCAACGTGCACGGTGCCGGGCCCGAGGAGCTCGCCCGGCTGGGGCTGTGCACGGTGCCGGAGGGCCGCTCGGTCTTCCCCAACCTGACCGTCGCCGAGAACCTCACCCTGATGTCGTACGCCGGCGTGCCGGCCGAGGCGGTCCTCGAGACGGCCTTCACCTACTTCCCGCGGCTGCTCGAGCGCCGCGGCCAGCTCGCCGGCACCATGTCGGGCGGCGAGCAGCAGATGCTGGCGATGTCGCGGGCGCTGGCCTCCGACCCGGCGCTGCTGCTGCTCGACGAGCTGTCGATGGGCCTGGCGCCGCTGATCGTCGACGAGCTCTACGACACCGTCGCCCAGATCGCCGAGTCGGGCGTCTCGATCCTGTGCATCGAGCAGTTCGCCCGCACCGCGCTGCGGGTCTCCGACTACGCCGCGGTGATGTCGGGCGGCCGCGTGGTGGCCACCGGCGAGCCCGCCGAGATCCTCGAGACCATGTCCGACGTCATCCTGGGAGGTGCGGCATGA
- a CDS encoding choice-of-anchor P family protein: MSRQTTTASVRRAGGPRRVLLSLAATALVGTALPLAAAPGPAGAAEGDPAFAGYVSTTSATPVRIEIYESTIPIPASPQAELNMGYSTVKADSSTSRGRASFMWPGDAVGEGFKTIVENFGLPPELAGPIGENGYPFQVNSVHPAGPPREADEPFPGVINRTGASEGRTFAEVGYSTDCRLGEPGAGSEDGGGDDGDGDGDAPGSRACPASPGCPTSPAGRPDRRLTEALAGGLAGGSRAASQEPTARERRTARVEARADEDEVECQIPTELAALVDIGGYAAESVVTNDPTQVRAVSRSAVGDVSLLGGVVTLSGITARAVAASDGAKGTTGGGADYGVLTIAGQKFRYGADGFEAAGQAAPVPGLPSDPGAALEALGIQLLLPQPSYEKDGDKATTTVQGIQVVIDTTILRGQLDALPLNALADLINQIPEEAGQLKAVLGSAINLAPRFVITLGNATSVVDTSQPVDIATGEVPDNNTTGEPGDPTTAGGGGSATTGGGGTGTAGTPGTPGEPAVPGSDGSGDGDLVDAAPTGAGLPPLFSIPGALLFGGIIGATIAGSYLRRLGVLALGGIGACPHGLDSGLPDLRKA; the protein is encoded by the coding sequence ATGAGCCGCCAGACCACCACTGCTTCCGTGCGTCGCGCCGGCGGGCCCCGCCGGGTGCTGCTCTCATTGGCCGCCACCGCCCTCGTGGGCACCGCGCTGCCGCTGGCCGCGGCGCCCGGCCCGGCCGGCGCGGCCGAGGGCGACCCGGCGTTCGCCGGGTACGTCTCGACCACCTCGGCCACCCCGGTGCGCATCGAGATCTACGAGTCGACCATCCCGATCCCGGCCAGCCCGCAGGCCGAGCTGAACATGGGCTACAGCACGGTCAAGGCAGACTCCTCGACGTCGCGGGGCCGGGCCAGCTTCATGTGGCCCGGCGACGCGGTCGGCGAGGGCTTCAAGACCATCGTGGAGAACTTCGGCCTCCCACCCGAGCTCGCCGGCCCGATCGGCGAGAACGGCTACCCCTTCCAGGTCAACTCCGTGCACCCCGCCGGCCCGCCGCGCGAGGCCGACGAGCCGTTCCCGGGGGTCATCAACCGCACCGGGGCCAGCGAGGGCCGGACCTTCGCCGAGGTCGGCTACTCCACCGACTGCCGGCTCGGCGAGCCCGGCGCCGGCAGCGAGGACGGCGGCGGTGACGACGGTGACGGCGACGGCGACGCGCCGGGCTCCCGGGCCTGCCCGGCATCCCCGGGCTGCCCGACATCCCCGGCTGGGCGCCCTGACCGGCGGCTCACCGAGGCCCTGGCCGGAGGTCTGGCCGGCGGCTCGCGCGCCGCGAGCCAGGAGCCCACGGCGCGCGAGCGTCGTACGGCACGGGTCGAGGCGCGCGCCGACGAGGACGAGGTCGAGTGCCAGATCCCGACCGAGCTCGCCGCGCTCGTCGACATCGGCGGCTACGCCGCCGAGTCGGTCGTGACCAACGACCCCACCCAGGTGCGCGCGGTCTCGCGCTCGGCCGTCGGTGACGTCAGCCTGCTCGGCGGGGTGGTGACCCTCTCGGGCATCACCGCTCGAGCCGTGGCGGCCAGCGACGGCGCCAAGGGCACCACCGGGGGCGGCGCCGACTACGGCGTGCTCACCATCGCCGGGCAGAAGTTCCGCTACGGCGCCGACGGCTTCGAGGCCGCCGGCCAGGCGGCGCCCGTGCCGGGCCTGCCCAGCGACCCGGGGGCGGCGCTCGAGGCCCTCGGCATCCAGCTGCTGCTGCCGCAGCCGTCGTACGAGAAGGACGGCGACAAGGCCACCACCACCGTGCAGGGCATCCAGGTCGTCATCGACACCACGATCCTGCGCGGCCAGCTCGACGCGCTGCCGCTCAACGCGCTCGCCGACCTGATCAACCAGATCCCCGAGGAGGCCGGCCAGCTCAAGGCGGTGCTGGGGTCCGCGATCAACCTGGCCCCCCGGTTCGTGATCACCCTCGGCAACGCCACCAGCGTCGTCGACACCTCCCAGCCCGTCGACATCGCGACCGGCGAGGTGCCCGACAACAACACCACCGGCGAGCCGGGCGACCCGACCACCGCCGGTGGGGGCGGCAGCGCCACGACCGGCGGCGGCGGCACCGGCACCGCCGGCACCCCGGGCACCCCGGGCGAGCCCGCCGTGCCCGGCAGCGACGGCTCGGGCGACGGCGACCTCGTCGACGCCGCGCCGACCGGCGCCGGGCTGCCGCCGCTGTTCTCCATCCCCGGCGCGCTGCTCTTCGGCGGGATCATCGGCGCCACGATCGCCGGCTCCTACCTGCGCCGCCTCGGCGTGCTCGCCCTCGGCGGCATCGGCGCCTGCCCCCACGGCCTCGACAGCGGCCTCCCCGACCTTCGAAAGGCCTGA